In the genome of Raphanus sativus cultivar WK10039 chromosome 4, ASM80110v3, whole genome shotgun sequence, one region contains:
- the LOC130511377 gene encoding uncharacterized protein LOC130511377 produces the protein MRLMGIKTDYNLAEDCVDAIANFVKGILPEDNVAPGSYYEVQKLVAGVGLSYQVIDVCSDNCMIYWRADDQRTTCKFCGKPRYKDTSGRVPVPYKRMWYLPLTERLQRLYLSERTAQRMRWHAEHSTDGEIRHPSDAKAWKHFQSGNGISGWINSMMYSSLDNGHPTFTDFPLEKQHMWFQQFAQQFNWNADDTLFIYYHFVHKVMDNYGKQMHSWKKKWEINKVPKGMDPTVWRELSEHWSKNEVRATSSTNSTNRKSDRKGKGMYVHNLGAQSLASLGDRLAQENEGEPVDHLRLIKTAYTNKKTGEIDDGVVRDVVTLIDSQMEQEVSQLQTEDDDSTGSTGLPRVRINQIVEASVPKKKGRLFGLARRSPSVPSASAPPPSYVDQEVLLSQMRDKDARISALESMVASQEAGWEAQRKLNEQMMAMMRSMNPNANVDFPNMPDPDFQTP, from the exons atgagactgatgggcattaaaacagattataacttggctgaagactgtgtggatgcgatagctaattttgttaaaggtattctacctgaggataatgtagctccaggttcatactacgaggttcaaaaactcgtagctggggttggtttatcttatcaggtaatagatgtatgcagcgataactgcatgatttattggagggcggatgatcagcggactacatgcaaattttgtgggaagcctcgttataaagatacgagtggaagagttccagtgccatataaaaggatgtggtatttgcctttgacggaaaggttgcagaggttgtatctttcagaacgcacagcgcaacgaatgagatggcatgcggagcactcaacagatggtgagattagacatccctcagatgcaaaagcgtggaaacatttccaatccgggaacgggatcagcggatggatcaacagtatgatgtactcgtccctcgacaatggacatccgactttcaccgacttccctctcgagaagcagcatatgtggtttcaacagtttgcg caacaattcaactggaatgccgatgatacgttgtttatctattaccacttcgtccataaagttatggacaactatgggaagcagatgcactcgtggaagaagaagtgggaaataaacaag gttccaaAGGGGATGGACCCGACGGTCTGGCGGGAGTTGAGTGagcattggagtaagaacgaagtcagagcaacttcttccaccaactccaccaaccgcaagagcgaccgtaaggggaagggcatgtacgtccataacttgggtgctcagtctttagccagtctgggagatcgcttg gcgcaagaaaatgagggggagccggttgatcatctccgcctaataaagacggcgtataccaacaagaagaccggcgagattgatgatggtgttgtgagggatgtggtcaccctcatcgacagtcagatggaacaggaagtgtctcagcttcaaaccgaggatgacgattcgacgggatcgaccggcttgcctcgggttcggatcaaccaaatcgttgaagcg tcggttccaaagaagaagggccgtttgttcggtttggctcgtcggtctccctcggttccgtctgcttctgcaccaccaccgtcctatgttgatcaagaagtccttctgagccagatgagggacaaggatgctcgcatatctgcgctggagtccatggtggcgagtcaagaggcgggctgggaggcacagaggaagctgaacgagcaaatgatggcgatgatgaggagcatgaacccgaacgccaacgtCGACTTCCCGAACATGCCAGACCCGGACTTCCAAACCccgtag